A genomic window from Salvia splendens isolate huo1 chromosome 11, SspV2, whole genome shotgun sequence includes:
- the LOC121755008 gene encoding alpha/beta hydrolase domain-containing protein 17B-like has translation MGGVTSSMAAKLAFFPPTPPSYKLVTDQATGLQLLHPFPHRENVDVSRLPTRRGTEIVAVYVRYPMASSTLLYSHGNAADIGQMYELFIELSIHLRVNILGYDYSGYGQSTGKPSEHNTYADIEAAYKCLEESYGVKQEDVILYGQSVGSGPTVDLAARLPRLKAVILHSPISSGLRVMYPVKRTYWFDIYKNIDKITLVKCPVLVIHGTADDVVDCSHGKQLYELCQEKYEPLWIKGGNHCDLELYPEYIKHLKKFVSYVEKPLSQRHSSRRSIDRPEHSRKSTDYIDAPRKSTDRREKPRQSTDRHEKLKPFEYKFHNDERLSKLKVTFDQMERSRRSVEYHEKSRRSIDVQLEKGRKSVDWLDRIRAT, from the exons ATGGGAGGGGTGACGTCTTCTATGGCAGCAAAGCTGGCGTTTTTCCCACCGACGCCGCCGAGTTACAAGCTGGTGACCGACCAGGCCACGGGGCTGCAGCTGCTGCATCCCTTCCCGCACCGCGAAAACGTCGACGTATCGAGGCTCCCGACGCGTCGCGGCACGGAAATCGTTGCGGTCTACGTGCGGTATCCCATGGCTAGCTCCACTCTACTCTACTCGCACGGTAACGCGGCTGATATCGGGCAGATGTACGAACTTTTTATTGAGCTGAGCATTCATCTCAGAGTCAATATTTTGGG CTATGATTACTCAGGCTATGGGCAGTCAACTGGGAAG CCGAGCGAGCATAACACTTATGCAGATATTGAAGCTGCATACAAGTGTCTTGAAGAGAGCTATGGGGTTAAGCAAGAAGACGTTATCCTATATGGCCAATCTGTTGGTAGTGGCCCCACTGTAGATCTTGCTGCTCGTTTGCCTCGCCTGAAAGCTGTTATTTTGCATAGTCCTATTTCATCAGGCTTAAGAGTTATGTACCCAGTGAAACGCACATATTGGTTTGACATCTACAAG AACATTGACAAAATTACCTTGGTGAAGTGCCCTGTTCTAGTCATACAT GGAACTGCTGACGATGTTGTCGACTGCTCTCACGGAAAACAGCTCTATGAACTATGTCAAGAGAAGTACGAACCGTTGTGGATCAAAGGGGGCAACCACTGTGATCTGGAGCTATATCCCGAGTATATTAAGCACCTGAAGAAGTTTGTATCCTATGTAGAAAAACCTCTCTCCCAAAGGCACTCGTCGAGGAGGAGTATTGACCGGCCTGAACATTCCCGGAAGAGTACCGACTATATCGATGCTCCGAGGAAGAGCACTGACCGGAGGGAGAAACCTAGGCAGAGCACTGACCGACATGAGAAACTAAAGCCGTTCGAATACAAGTTCCACAACGATGAGAGGCTGTCAAAGTTGAAAGTCACTTTCGACCAAATGGAAAGATCTAGAAGAAGCGTTGAATACCATGAGAAGTCTAGGAGGAGTATTGACGTACAGCTGGAGAAAGGTCGGAAGAGTGTGGACTGGCTGGACAGGATCCGGGCGACTTGA
- the LOC121754785 gene encoding putative disease resistance RPP13-like protein 3, whose protein sequence is MEEEYVEELHKPSTEEGEEDSASAAAFVASLGIDSSGNECEMVGLSDFFLKIRNLLIVNASKRTTVCISGMAGIGKTTLAKKLFHDPIIKENFECLAFVIVGRKYKLEEILRAIIAQVHLDGDEMIMGESVDFEEYLKRILSGRRYLIMLDDTWDLSFFLDLKCALPNEDNGSRILVISRKTRTIEPGVRNGYSFTMPFLDEKESWDLLKTKVFGEEEFPYRFMKAGKKIAKNCEGLPLLILVVTAKLLSGE, encoded by the coding sequence ATGGAAGAGGAATACGTTGAGGAATTACACAAGCCATCAActgaagaaggagaagaagattcTGCTTCTGCCGCTGCTTTTGTTGCTTCCCTAGGGATTGATTCCAGTGGAAACGAGTGCGAAATGGTTGGATTATCTGATTTCTTTCTCAAAATCAGAAACCTGCTTATTGTAAATGCGAGTAAACGAACTACCGTATGCATCAGTGGCATGGCGGGTATTGGTAAGACTACGCTTGCTAAAAAGCTTTTTCACGATCCTATAATCAAAGAAAACTTTGAATGTCTGGCATTTGTTATTGTGGGAAGAAAGTATAAATTAGAGGAAATCTTGCGAGCTATTATAGCTCAAGTACATCTTGATGGCGATGAAATGATCATGGGAGAAAGTGTGGATTTTGAAGAGTATTTGAAGAGAATTTTGAGTGGTAGAAGATATCTTATCATGCTAGATGATACTTGGGACCTCAGTTTCTTCCTTGATCTTAAATGTGCACTGCCAAATGAGGATAATGGAAGTCGAATCTTGGTCATTAGCAGGAAAACTCGAACCATTGAACCCGGTGTAAGAAATGGCTATTCTTTCACAATGCCTTTTCTTGATGAAAAGGAGAGTTGGGATCTTCTAAAGACGAAGGTGTTTGGTGAGGAAGAGTTTCCATATCGGTTTATGAAAGCTGGGAAGAAGATTGCTAAGAATTGTGAAGGTCTTCCTCTTTTGATCCTCGTAGTAACTGCTAAACTCTTGTCCGGAGAGTAG
- the LOC121755007 gene encoding autophagy-related protein 16-like isoform X1, translating to MAQGDAAMDAIKHALKALRKRHLVEEGAHSPAFIALSRPIVSQGSEWKEKAENLELELQQCYKAQSRLSEQLVVEVAESRTSKALMQEKETMISELQNELSQARDECSRLASLLEEKTKALDLLISEHQEVKGQLEATILRADNAEAENKMLIDRWMLEKMKDAERLNEANALYEDMVNRLKGSSMENLAHQQVDGVVRRCEDGAEYYVESTVPSTCKQRIPAHDGGCASILFEHNSSRLVSGGQDKAVKLWDTNTGSSTRTLYGCLGTVFDLCITHDNKSIIAASSSNTLYVWDVSSGRVRHTLTGHTDKVSAVDVSKVSNRNVVSAAYDRTIKVWDLQKGYCVNTLLCYSNCNALCFSMDGQTICSGHVNGNLRLWDIQTGKVLSEIAAHSSSAVTSLSLSRNGNMLLSSGRDNLHNLFDTRTLEICANLRGNGRVASNWSRSCLSPDDGYVAAGSDDGSVEIWSVGNAKIVSTLKEHTSPVLSCAWSELGKPLATCDKNGNICIWS from the exons AT GGCACAAGGAGATGCTGCAATGGATGCAATAAAGCATGCTCTAAAAGCTCTGAGAAAGCGGCATTTAGTGGAAGAGGGGGCACATTCACCTGCTTTTATTGCGCTATCTCGCCCAATTGTGTCTCAG GGGTCGGAGTGGAAAGAGAAAGCTGAAAATCTTGAATTGGAGCTCCAACAATGTTACAAAGCTCAGTCTAGATTATCTGAACAACTTGTGGTGGAAGTGGCTGAATCCAGAACTTCAAAAGCATTAATGCAAGAGAAAGAAACTATGATATCCGAGTTGCAAAATGAGCTTAGTCAAGCAAG GGATGAATGCTCCCGTTTAGCTTCACTGTTGGAGGAAAAGACTAAGGCTCTGGACTTGTTGATAAGTGAGCATCAAGAAGTTAAAGGACAACTTGAGGCGACCATTCTGAGAGCTGACAATGCAGAAGCAGAAAACAAGATGCTAATTGACCGTTGGATGTTGGAAAAAATGAAGGATGCTGAGCGTCTAAATGAG GCAAACGCTCTTTATGAAGATATGGTGAATCGTCTCAAGGGAAGCAGCATGGAAAATCTCGCCCACCAACAAGTTGATGGCGTAGTCCGCCGATGTGAAGATGGTGCGGAGTATTACGTCGAGTCAACCGTCCCCTCTACATGTAAGCAAAGGATCCCTGCTCATGATGGTGGCTGCGCCTCCATATTGTTCGAGCATAACTCCTCTAGATTGGTCAGTGGAGGACAAGACAAAGCAGTTAAACTGTGGGATACAAACACTGGATCATCGACTCGCACACTTTATGGTTGTCTGGGCACAGTTTTCGATCTCTGCATCACCCACGACAACAAATCGATTATTGCAGCCAGCAGTTCAAATACTTTGTATGTTTGGGACGTAAGCTCAGGCCGTGTACGACATACTCTTACTGGTCACACGGACAAGGTCAGTGCTGTGGATGTCAGCAAGGTGTCTAACCGCAATGTTGTCAGTGCGGCTTATGATCGAACCATAAAAGTTTGGGATCTTCAGAAAGGCTACTGCGTCAACACTCTTCTGTGCTACAGCAACTGCAATGCCCTCTGCTTTAGTATGGATGGGCAGACCATTTGCTCCGGCCATGTAAATGGGAATCTCCGACTATGGGATATTCAGACAGGGAAAGTTCTCAGTGAGATCGCAGCACATTCCTCTTCTGCAGTAACATCGTTATCACTGTCCAGAAACGGGAATATGTTGCTGTCGAGTGGAAGGGACAACTTGCACAATCTATTCGACACGCGCACTCTCGAAATCTGTGCAAATTTGAGAGGGAATGGGAGAGTGGCGTCTAACTGGAGTAGGTCTTGTTTGAGTCCTGACGACGGTTATGTCGCTGCTGGATCTGATGATGGGTCCGTGGAAATCTGGTCTGTTGGGAATGCCAAAATAGTGAGCACGCTGAAGGAGCATACATCTCCTGTGTTGAGCTGCGCGTGGAGTGAGCTTGGTAAGCCTTTAGCAACTTGTGATAAGAATGGAAACATTTGCATTTGGTCTTGA
- the LOC121755007 gene encoding autophagy-related protein 16-like isoform X2: MDAIKHALKALRKRHLVEEGAHSPAFIALSRPIVSQGSEWKEKAENLELELQQCYKAQSRLSEQLVVEVAESRTSKALMQEKETMISELQNELSQARDECSRLASLLEEKTKALDLLISEHQEVKGQLEATILRADNAEAENKMLIDRWMLEKMKDAERLNEANALYEDMVNRLKGSSMENLAHQQVDGVVRRCEDGAEYYVESTVPSTCKQRIPAHDGGCASILFEHNSSRLVSGGQDKAVKLWDTNTGSSTRTLYGCLGTVFDLCITHDNKSIIAASSSNTLYVWDVSSGRVRHTLTGHTDKVSAVDVSKVSNRNVVSAAYDRTIKVWDLQKGYCVNTLLCYSNCNALCFSMDGQTICSGHVNGNLRLWDIQTGKVLSEIAAHSSSAVTSLSLSRNGNMLLSSGRDNLHNLFDTRTLEICANLRGNGRVASNWSRSCLSPDDGYVAAGSDDGSVEIWSVGNAKIVSTLKEHTSPVLSCAWSELGKPLATCDKNGNICIWS, encoded by the exons ATGGATGCAATAAAGCATGCTCTAAAAGCTCTGAGAAAGCGGCATTTAGTGGAAGAGGGGGCACATTCACCTGCTTTTATTGCGCTATCTCGCCCAATTGTGTCTCAG GGGTCGGAGTGGAAAGAGAAAGCTGAAAATCTTGAATTGGAGCTCCAACAATGTTACAAAGCTCAGTCTAGATTATCTGAACAACTTGTGGTGGAAGTGGCTGAATCCAGAACTTCAAAAGCATTAATGCAAGAGAAAGAAACTATGATATCCGAGTTGCAAAATGAGCTTAGTCAAGCAAG GGATGAATGCTCCCGTTTAGCTTCACTGTTGGAGGAAAAGACTAAGGCTCTGGACTTGTTGATAAGTGAGCATCAAGAAGTTAAAGGACAACTTGAGGCGACCATTCTGAGAGCTGACAATGCAGAAGCAGAAAACAAGATGCTAATTGACCGTTGGATGTTGGAAAAAATGAAGGATGCTGAGCGTCTAAATGAG GCAAACGCTCTTTATGAAGATATGGTGAATCGTCTCAAGGGAAGCAGCATGGAAAATCTCGCCCACCAACAAGTTGATGGCGTAGTCCGCCGATGTGAAGATGGTGCGGAGTATTACGTCGAGTCAACCGTCCCCTCTACATGTAAGCAAAGGATCCCTGCTCATGATGGTGGCTGCGCCTCCATATTGTTCGAGCATAACTCCTCTAGATTGGTCAGTGGAGGACAAGACAAAGCAGTTAAACTGTGGGATACAAACACTGGATCATCGACTCGCACACTTTATGGTTGTCTGGGCACAGTTTTCGATCTCTGCATCACCCACGACAACAAATCGATTATTGCAGCCAGCAGTTCAAATACTTTGTATGTTTGGGACGTAAGCTCAGGCCGTGTACGACATACTCTTACTGGTCACACGGACAAGGTCAGTGCTGTGGATGTCAGCAAGGTGTCTAACCGCAATGTTGTCAGTGCGGCTTATGATCGAACCATAAAAGTTTGGGATCTTCAGAAAGGCTACTGCGTCAACACTCTTCTGTGCTACAGCAACTGCAATGCCCTCTGCTTTAGTATGGATGGGCAGACCATTTGCTCCGGCCATGTAAATGGGAATCTCCGACTATGGGATATTCAGACAGGGAAAGTTCTCAGTGAGATCGCAGCACATTCCTCTTCTGCAGTAACATCGTTATCACTGTCCAGAAACGGGAATATGTTGCTGTCGAGTGGAAGGGACAACTTGCACAATCTATTCGACACGCGCACTCTCGAAATCTGTGCAAATTTGAGAGGGAATGGGAGAGTGGCGTCTAACTGGAGTAGGTCTTGTTTGAGTCCTGACGACGGTTATGTCGCTGCTGGATCTGATGATGGGTCCGTGGAAATCTGGTCTGTTGGGAATGCCAAAATAGTGAGCACGCTGAAGGAGCATACATCTCCTGTGTTGAGCTGCGCGTGGAGTGAGCTTGGTAAGCCTTTAGCAACTTGTGATAAGAATGGAAACATTTGCATTTGGTCTTGA